The Stomoxys calcitrans chromosome 3, idStoCalc2.1, whole genome shotgun sequence genome includes a region encoding these proteins:
- the LOC106087229 gene encoding cytochrome b5 domain-containing protein 1: MRYYRYDEVCLHNKKEDFWVVIHGNVFDLTPMLRDRQETWNKNLDYLLAFGGKDLSHFFHLNHTPKTEVSGSSGIRRVLFPPILESAHSAHCKTHNKIWSQDPCYHIGCVTKRERQIRIINTLTGTVVNMKVCDEDSIYDIQRKYKEFYNFHAGSYLWRKFSYGGHCPGELVLHETLAGNGLIVEESDIELPVPSIWLYYTDDLTVA, from the exons ATGCGTTATTACCGATACGATGAGGTTTGCCTACATAACAAAAAGGAAGATTTTTGGGTTGTAATACATGGCAATGTTTTTGATTTGACTCCCATGCTCAGGGATCGTCAGGAGACTTGGAATAAG AATTTGGATTATTTGTTGGCTTTTGGTGGTAAAGATCTCTCCCACTTCTTCCATTTGAATCATACACCCAAAACTGAAGTTTCCGGGTCTTCTGGTATAAGACGTGTGCTATTTCCACCCATTTTGGAAAGTGCTCATAGTGCTCATTGCAAAACCCATAACAAAATATGGAGTCAAGATCCTTGTTATCACATAGGATGTGTAACCAAAAGAGAACGCCAAATACGGATTATAAATACCTTGACTGGAACTGTTGTAAACATGAAGGTATGTGATGAGGACAGCATTTACGATATTCAAAGGAAATACAAGGAGTTTTACAATTTTCATGCGGGTAGTTATTTATGGCGTAAATTTTCCTATGGT GGTCATTGCCCTGGCGAATTAGTGTTGCATGAAACCCTTGCAGGCAATGGCTTAATTGTCGAGGAATCTGATATTGAATTACCTgtaccttcaatttggctttatTATACCGATGATTTGACGGTGGCTTGA